In the Plectropomus leopardus isolate mb chromosome 5, YSFRI_Pleo_2.0, whole genome shotgun sequence genome, one interval contains:
- the LOC121943785 gene encoding LOW QUALITY PROTEIN: apolipoprotein A-I-like (The sequence of the model RefSeq protein was modified relative to this genomic sequence to represent the inferred CDS: deleted 1 base in 1 codon): MDSSLMRHYKKSALAGVFQSHQELHQTTIMKFVALALALLVAVGSQAASLQADAPSQLEQIRSAVDVYLIQVRDSAKKALDQLDGTEYSELKSTLSQRMDTWYNQLKAMQTAVSPVTDSVVTTIADATAELRTSITKDIDALKIDLEPKRVALRGVLTKHIEEYRKLLEPTITDYANHHRQEMEALKTKLEPVLEDLRQKIEVNVEETKSAIMPIVESVRAKIYERLEEVKSMVKPYVDEYVEQIKAGVNQAQSINADDLTALREKIAPLVDDVKTKLQEIFETIAATVTKN; encoded by the exons ACCACCATCATGAAATTTGTGGCCCTCGCTCTCGCCCTTCTAGTGGCTGTCG GCTCTCAGGCCGCATCCCTGCAGGCTGATGCACCTAGTCAGCTGGAGCAAATTCGTAGTGCTGTGGATGTGTACCTTATCCAGGTGAGGGACAGTGCGAAGAAAGCTCTGGACCAGCTCGATGGTACTGAGTACAGCGAATTAAA GAGCACACTGTCTCAGCGTATGGACACTTGGTACAATCAGCTCAAGGCCATGCAGACTGCTGTTTCCCCAGTGACTGACTCTGTTGTCACCACCATCGCTGACGCTACCGCAGAACTTCGTACTTCTATCACGAAGGATATAGACGCCCTGAAAATTGATCTTGAGCCAAAACGTGTCGCGCTGAGGGGTGTCCTTACCAAACACATAGAGGAATACCGCAAACTGTTGGAACCAACCATCACGGATTATGCAAACCACCACAGACAAGAGATGGAAGCTTTGAAGACCAAGCTGGAGCCTGTGCTGGAGGACTTGCGTCAAAAGATTGAAGTCAATGTGGAGGAGACCAAATCTGCCATCATGCCCATTGTGGAGTCTGTGCGTGCGAAGATTTATGAACGTTTGGAAGAAGTCAAGTCAATGGTTAAACCCTATGTGGACGAATATGTGGAGCAAATAAAAGCAGGTGTCAATCAGGCACAGTCCATCAACGCTGACGACCTCACTGCCCTGAGGGAGAAGATTGCTCCTTTAGTTGACGATGTCAAGACGAAGCTCCAAGAGATCTTTGAGACCATCGCTGCAACCGTCACCAAGAACTAA